A region of the Rhodothermus bifroesti genome:
AGGAGCCTACCAACGCCAAATCGCCAAAATCTAAGAAAAACAGATAGGGCGACGGATTAACTTGGCGCAGTGCTCGGTACAAATTGAAGCGGTCTCCAGCAAAAGGCGTGGCAAAGCGTTGCGAAAGTACCACCTGAAAAATATCGCCTTCGTAGATGTACTGCTTGGCCTTACGAACAGCTTCGCAAAAAGCCTCGCGCGTAAAGTTCGAGCGCAGCGGTGCCTCTGGAAGCACAACCGGTGCCGGCACTTCGACAGGAGTGTGCACCAAGGTTTCAGCCAATGCATTCAGCCGCAGAACGGCATTCTCATAAGCAGCGCGCAGATCCGTGTCGGGATCAACAAACACACCAGCAATAAGCACAAGCTGATGACGCACGTGATCGAAGGCCACAACCGTATCATACAAGCCCCAACGTGCATCTGGCAAGCCCAGTTCATCCGGGGGGGGTGCAGGCAGCCGCTCTAGCTGCCGTACCATGTCATAGCCCAAGTAACCCACCGCTCCCCCTGTAAAGCGAGGGAGTTCGGGTAGGTGCACCGCATGATAGCGCCCTAACAACCGACGCATAAGGGTAAAAAAGTCTGCATCAACCCTCTCCACAGTGCCTGTAGCCATCTCTTGCTGGTAAACCTGACCGCCGCGCACCTCAAGCATTACGTACGGACGGACCCCTAAGAAAGAGTAGCGCCCAAGCGTTTCCCCCCCTTCGACGCTTTCCAGCAAAAAGCCAACTGGATTTGCCAACCGCAGCTTGAGAAAAGCCGAAACCGGCGTCAATAGATCGGCGCTTAACCTCCGGAAAACCGGCACAAATAAGTGCGTATAGCCGGCTGCTCGGTGCGTATCGACCAGCTGTTGAAACGCGTCGAACGTCATAGCTCCATAACGAAAAAGCCCACTGCAGATCTTGCAGTGGGCCGCTTATTGTCGCTGTATAAAGTGTGTCGTCTAGGCACGCGCGCAGCCCACTGCGGAGGCGGTAAACCACCACCAACCAAAATAGTGGGCGCTATGGTAAGCAACGTGCCGCATCATGGTTTTAAAGATACAGCAATCCTAGAGCCATTGACAAGAGGCTCCTTTAAAAAATCGGCAAACGGAGCCAATGCTTTAAGGCGCAGCCCGCTATCCCTCAAGAAGACCTACCGACACCCTTGCGAGCTTGCCTGCAGCCCTCCTCGCAAAGGCCAGCTACCACGAACGATCACCCTATCAATAGGCTTGAATGCGCAAAGCCTCATGGATCATAGCCCCACCGAAACTTCTCTAAAACGAAACAGCTGCAGGACTTACGATGGCTGCCTGCACCCATCCAATCGCAGTTGCGATGCAGCAAGCAGCATGAAACGTGCTAGACTACACTTACAGCATTAGACGACCCAAATTGTAACTTTTACTCTTTGAGACTTGACTGTGTGTGTTATTAAAAAGCGGCTTGCTTCACCTGTACAACTGGTATGCTATCGGGTGCGACAGCAAGTCCGGATTCGTCATGGGCTTTTTGATTTCGAGTTATTTGGCACCAGTATTCTTGTTACAGCTTAGATAGCCATACCCAAACAATAACGGGTGGAAGCGGATTAGGTGCGGTCTGCAGGCAGTACTGGTGTGGTTTTTGGCGCCTTACCTTTGGTGCAAGTCTTAGCGTATTGCATAGGATCGGCTGTGTTGTTAGGGCCTACCGCGGCTTCTCTTATCTTTGGCGTATCGACAACCAGGAATTGGCACAACAATTCGGTGCAACGGATCAGGATGTACAAGCTGCATCTACGAGTATGGCGCTGGAGAGGACCCGTTTTGCAACAAAGGGCTTTCAATGCGTGGCACGGATTATCCCATCGTACCCGAGAAAGTAGCGTGCAACAAGATCTGCGCAATCTTCTGTGAATCCCTATGGCAGGCAGCCTATTTACCGCATGACAATGGAACCACTTCCTGTGTTTGGTCTTTGCGTTGTGAAAAGCAACCGCTTATCCAAAGAGCTATGGCGGGCGTTCTAGGTCACTTGGCCGTCTTAGCAGCATTTGTAGCCTGCATTGTAGCCGGGGTAGCATACGTGCAGGCTGCGCGCCGCCCAGATGTGATCGACTGGTTGCGCTTGGCGCGGGGAAGTTGGAGCGTAATGTTTGGGGCCACCCTCATCGCAGCAGCCGCGCTGCTCTACCTGATTCTTACCCATCAGTTCCAGTATGCTTACGTCTACCAATATTCCTCTCGGGAGCTGCCGCTGCACTACCTGATTTCTTCGTTTTGGGCCGGACAGGAAGGATCGTTTCTGCTTTGGATACTCTACGCAGGACTAGTAGGTTTTGGCTTAATGCGCTGGTCAGGCCGATTCGAAGCCCCGGCAATGGCCATCCTAGCGCTGAGCCAAGCTTTTCTGCTCTCGATGGTTGTAGGGCTCAAGCTAGGGCCTTTAGCCATTGGCTCGTCGCCCTTTCAGCTTTTGATCGAGCGCTTTCCAGATGCCCCCATCTTTCGTCAAAATCCAGGCTTTGTGCCAGCCGACGGCAACGGACTCAACGACTTGCTGCTTAATCCATGGATGACGGCCCATCCGCCAACGCTTTTTGTAGGGTTTGCGGCCATGGCAGCGCCGTTCGCGCTGGCTGCAGCTGCACTTTGGCAGCGGCGCTACCGCGACTGGATCCGCGTGGCCATGCCTTGGATGCTCTTTGCTGTACTTGCCCTCGGTGTGGGCATTCTGCTGGGCGGGTACTGGGCTTATGAAACACTTTCGTTTGGTGGATACTGGGCCTGGGATCCTGTTGAAAATTCCTCGCTGGTGCCCTGGCTGACCGGTGTAGCAGCACTGCACGCCATGCTCATCCAGAGGCGCAGTGGCCGCGGGTATAAGATGGCCCTGATGCTCAGCCTTGCTAGCTACGTGCTGGTGATCTACTCAACGTTCCTTACGCGTAGCGGTATTCTGGGCGATATTTCCGTGCACTCCTTTGTCGACTTGGGCTTGCACAATCAGCTTCTCCTCTGGATTTTGGCAACGGGACTGCTGGGGGGCGGCCTATTGGTGATGCGCTATCGAGAGCTCCCTACCCCAAACAGCGAACCTGCAGTTCTTTCGCGCGAAGCGCTGATTTTTACCGGTGCATTACTGCTGACAATCACGGCCTTGGTCATTCTGGTGGGCACCAGTGCACCCATCTTAGGCCGCCTGTTTCGGGACAATCCAGCCAGTGTAGCCCGGGCTTTCTACGATCAGTGGACATTGCCCCTAGCCGTCGGCTTTACGTTCTTGATGGGCGCAGCGCAGCTCGTCTGGTGGCACAAGATGGAAGTAGCCCAGGCCCATCGGCTGCTATGGCGACCCCTAGGGCTGTCGGTAGTAGCCACACTGGCTGTACTACTGCTCACCCCGTTTGTGGAGCACACCGTAGACCCTATGCGCGTGACCCCAGGCAACGCCATGACGCAGGCTAGCCTGATGATTGGGCTAGAGCAATTCTGGCAGGCTTACGGCTTTAGCCTACTTTTGCTTCTTCTCGTTTTTGCTGCCTTTTTTGCTTTTTTTGGCAATCTACAAGTGCTCTGGCGCATAGGACGAGGTAATCCCCGACTGGCCGGTGGGGCGCTATCGCATATCGGACTGGGTGTCATGCTACTAGGCGTGGTGGCTTCAAGTGGTTTTAGCCTGCCACTACCCCATCGGGGCGTGCCGCTAGCGCTACGCGACGAAGAGCGTACAAACTTTGTCTTGGTACGTGATGAAGCGCGCCGCATCGGTGGCTACACAATCCGCTACGAAGGCCGCGGCCTTACGCGTGAGGGGCACACGTACTATCAGCTGAACGTCACTGATCCAGATGGCCGCAGCTACACGCTGCAACCGGTAGCTTATCAGAACCGCCGTGGCGAGTGGATCTTGCACCCCGACATCAAGCTGTCGCTCTGGAAAGATTTGTTCGTGGCCGTTTCGCCAGCCGAAATGTTTGCCCAGGACTCCACTGCAGCCCAGCAAGGAGGCGAGTTGGTAGTGGCTCGTGGCGACTCGGTTGTGCTCGGCCGCCAAGAGTTTGCACTGCGCTTTGTAGGATTTGATACGCAGGTGGATACCAGCCTCGTGCCCGACAGCACCGCAATTGCTGTAGCCGCCGTTTTGCGCGTAACCAACCTGCGCACCGAAGAAACCCGCACGCTGCG
Encoded here:
- the trpE gene encoding anthranilate synthase component I produces the protein MTFDAFQQLVDTHRAAGYTHLFVPVFRRLSADLLTPVSAFLKLRLANPVGFLLESVEGGETLGRYSFLGVRPYVMLEVRGGQVYQQEMATGTVERVDADFFTLMRRLLGRYHAVHLPELPRFTGGAVGYLGYDMVRQLERLPAPPPDELGLPDARWGLYDTVVAFDHVRHQLVLIAGVFVDPDTDLRAAYENAVLRLNALAETLVHTPVEVPAPVVLPEAPLRSNFTREAFCEAVRKAKQYIYEGDIFQVVLSQRFATPFAGDRFNLYRALRQVNPSPYLFFLDFGDLALVGSSPEVLVRVEQGRAEVLPIAGTRRRGCTPEEDRQLEAELEADPKEQAEHLMLVDLGRNDLGRVCRFGSVQVERFAFVVRYSHVMHLVSLVSGELDGQHDALDALAACFPAGTVSGAPKVRAMEIIDELEPTRRGVYAGAVGYMDFSGNLDTCIAIRTMVVRNGTIYVQAGAGIVADSDPDREYEETVSKARALLEAMRIAASGLL
- the ccsA gene encoding cytochrome c biogenesis protein CcsA; translation: MAGVLGHLAVLAAFVACIVAGVAYVQAARRPDVIDWLRLARGSWSVMFGATLIAAAALLYLILTHQFQYAYVYQYSSRELPLHYLISSFWAGQEGSFLLWILYAGLVGFGLMRWSGRFEAPAMAILALSQAFLLSMVVGLKLGPLAIGSSPFQLLIERFPDAPIFRQNPGFVPADGNGLNDLLLNPWMTAHPPTLFVGFAAMAAPFALAAAALWQRRYRDWIRVAMPWMLFAVLALGVGILLGGYWAYETLSFGGYWAWDPVENSSLVPWLTGVAALHAMLIQRRSGRGYKMALMLSLASYVLVIYSTFLTRSGILGDISVHSFVDLGLHNQLLLWILATGLLGGGLLVMRYRELPTPNSEPAVLSREALIFTGALLLTITALVILVGTSAPILGRLFRDNPASVARAFYDQWTLPLAVGFTFLMGAAQLVWWHKMEVAQAHRLLWRPLGLSVVATLAVLLLTPFVEHTVDPMRVTPGNAMTQASLMIGLEQFWQAYGFSLLLLLLVFAAFFAFFGNLQVLWRIGRGNPRLAGGALSHIGLGVMLLGVVASSGFSLPLPHRGVPLALRDEERTNFVLVRDEARRIGGYTIRYEGRGLTREGHTYYQLNVTDPDGRSYTLQPVAYQNRRGEWILHPDIKLSLWKDLFVAVSPAEMFAQDSTAAQQGGELVVARGDSVVLGRQEFALRFVGFDTQVDTSLVPDSTAIAVAAVLRVTNLRTEETRTLRPIYVVLHDRSVQYVQTRVRDWNLSVTFTGMNVSSGEITLAIEGVDVMPEDWVVVQAYEKPLINLVWLGFLLLSGGIGLALVRRAGELRQTLRRRF